A single Equus asinus isolate D_3611 breed Donkey chromosome 21, EquAss-T2T_v2, whole genome shotgun sequence DNA region contains:
- the STRIT1 gene encoding sarcoplasmic/endoplasmic reticulum calcium ATPase regulator DWORF, producing MAEKAELPFSRLLVPILLLIGWIVGCIIMVYVVFS from the exons ATGGCCGAGAAAG CGGAGCTTCCATTTTCCCGCCTCCTGGTCCCCATCCTTCTCTTGATCGGCTGGATTGTGGGCTGCATCATAATGGTCTATGTCGTCTTCTCCTAG